One segment of Erigeron canadensis isolate Cc75 chromosome 2, C_canadensis_v1, whole genome shotgun sequence DNA contains the following:
- the LOC122588047 gene encoding PTI1-like tyrosine-protein kinase At3g15890, with amino-acid sequence MKTMKNNLISCFCCTSYEDQEPKISPQKSRDQYPWNMYTLKELVHATNNFHIDNKIGEGGFGSVYWGRTSKGAELAVKRLKSINAKAEMEFAVEVEILGRVRHKNLLGLKGFYAGGDERLIVYDYMPNHSLLTHLHGQLAADCLLDWPRRMSIAIGSAEGLAYLHHEVTPHIIHRDIKASNVLLDSDFQAKVADFGFAKLIPDGVTHMTTRVKGTLGYLAPEYAMWGKVSESCDVYSFGILLLEILSAKKPLEKLPGGIKRDIIQWATPFVQKDAYEHIADPKLKGRFDLTQLKVVVKIAMACTDSNPENRPSMLEVVAWLKGGVGSRRKEIHIVKDRDDETEYEDDFGDDDTDYYETFDMQRDSGRVPRMPSSRRA; translated from the exons ATGAAAACCATGAAGAACAACTTGATAAGTTGTTTTTGTTGCACTTCTTATGAAGATCAAGAACCAAAGATCAG TCCCCAAAAGAGTAGGGATCAGTACCCATGGAATATGTACACCCTCAAAGAACTTGTACATGCAACAAACAATTTCCATATAGATAACAAGATAGGTGAAGGAGGTTTTGGGAGTGTTTATTGGGGCCGAACAAGTAAAGGCGCTGAG TTAGCAGTGAAAAGACTCAAATCCATAAACGCAAAAGCGGAAATGGAATTTGCAGTAGAGGTAGAGATTCTTGGAAGAGTTAGACACAAGAATTTGTTGGGGCTAAAAGGATTTTATGCTGGTGGAGATGAAAGGCTTATAGTCTATGATTATATGCCGAACCACAGCTTGCTCACTCACCTCCATGGCCAACTTGCAGCTGATTGTCTTCTAGACTGGCCACGACGAATGAGCATAGCCATTGGTTCAGCCGAAGGGTTAGC GTACTTGCACCATGAGGTAACACCTCATATAATCCATAGAGACATAAAAGCTAGTAATGTACTTCTAGATTCGGATTTTCAAGCAAAAGTTGCTGATTTTGGGTTCGCAAAACTGATACCAGATGGGGTCACCCATATGACGACACGAGTGAAGGGAACCTTAGGGTATCTTGCACCTGAATATGCCATGTGGGGAAAAGTCTCAGAAAGTTGTGATGTCTATAGCTTTGGAATATTACTATTAGAAATCTTGAGTGCAAAAAAGCCATTAGAAAAGCTCCCGGGTGGTATCAAGCGTGATATCATACAATGGGCTACACCATTTGTACAAAAGGACGCTTATGAGCATATAGCTGACCCTAAATTGAAAGGTAGATTTGATCTTACACAGCTAAAAGTTGTGGTCAAAATAGCCATGGCTTGTACCGATAGCAATCCAGAGAATCGGCCTAGTATGTTGGAGGTCGTGGCGTGGTTGAAGGGTGGTGTTGGTAGTAGAAGGAAGGAGATACATATTGTTAAAGACcgagatgatgaaactgaataTGAAGATGACTTTGGTGACGACGATACCGATTATTATGAAACTTTTGATATGCAGAGGGATTCAGGCAGGGTTCCAAGAATGCCATCATCAAGAAGAGCATAA
- the LOC122586479 gene encoding transcription factor bHLH118-like, which produces MDLPNTKFNNNNNIMLSIQQGDDIINHDQTFLISFQQQEDHKPDLLIDHEHVISRVDDRGKSSINNTWGAMRRKNRKEAGNCKSNNNNNNNNLIAGGGGDGEDDNQTQKKMVHREIEKRRRQQMAQLYATLRDLLPLKLVKGNRSISDHMHQAVHYIKQMEENIKDLSIKRDKLKKSSDPNNESSMNYLPNNTVSVKFCEGGIEILINSCSIQDGFTLSRVLKALVVEGFSVTNCTLTEVNNRLLHSIRCEASDLALVDLSMLQQRLFSAANTQINFE; this is translated from the exons ATGGATCttccaaatacaaaatttaataataataataatataatgttatCTATACAGCAAGGTGACGATATAATAAATCATGACcaaacttttttaatttctttccaACAACAAGAAGATCATAAACCTGATCTTCTAATTGATCATGAACATGTAATTTCCAGGGTGGATGACAGGGGCAAAAGTAGTATAAATAATACTTGGGGCGCCATGAGAAGAAAAAACAGGAAAGAGGCAGGAAACTgtaaatctaataataataataataataataatctaattgcgggtggtggtggagatggaGAGGATGATAACCAGACACAGAAGAAAATGGTTCATAGAGAGATCGAAAAGCGGCGGAGACAACAAATGGCTCAACTTTATGCTACCCTTAGAGATTTACTGCCTCTTAAACTTGTCAAG GGAAACCGTTCGATATCAGATCATATGCACCAGGCAGTGCATTACATTAAACAAATGGAGGAAAACATAAAAGATCTATCTATCAAGAGGGACAAGCTCAAGAAATCCTCAGATCCTAATAACGAAAGCTCAATGAATTACCTTCCTAATAATACGGTTTCAGTCAAATTTTGTGAAGGGGGAATCGAGATTCTAATCAACAGTTGCTCGATACAGGATGGGTTCACCCTTTCAAGAGTACTAAAAGCGCTTGTAGTAGAAGGTTTTAGTGTTACAAATTGCACTCTTACTGAAGTAAACAACCGGTTACTTCATTCTATTCGGTGTGAG GCAAGTGATCTGGCGCTTGTTGATCTATCAATGTTGCAACAAAGACTCTTCTCCGCGGCCAATACTCAGATCAACTTTGAATAG
- the LOC122588048 gene encoding transcription factor bHLH118-like, translating into MDSPSTKHNQIMFSLQQGDDFVDHEQSFLISFQQQEDYSPDFHEHVSLVNDMGKSSANRPESSNRKRTGNPNKPNLGTSGGSVGDGEDDKKKMAHREIEKQRRKEMAKLYASLRDLLPLEFVRGKRSISDHMHQAVDYIKQLEENVKGLGMKRDLLKKYSDTNGSSSMMNNLPNTVSASFCNGGVEILINSCSIGDGFSLSGVLTTLLEGGLSVTNCILTKLNDRFLHSIQCEASDLSVIDLSMLQQRLVFVANYATQPHFV; encoded by the exons ATGGATTCACCAAGCACAAAACATAACCAAATAATGTTCTCTTTACAGCAAGGTGATGATTTTGTGGATCACGAACAATCTTTTTTGATTTCTTTCCAACAACAAGAAGATTACTCACCCGATTTTCATGAACATGTTTCCTTGGTGAATGACATGGGTAAGAGTAGTGCAAATCGTCCCGAAAGCAGCAACAGGAAAAGAACTGGAAACCCGAATAAACCCAATTTGGGTACTAGTGGTGGCTCAgtaggagatggtgaagatgaTAAGAAGAAAATGGCTCACAGAGAGATCGAAAAACAACGAAGGAAAGAAATGGCTAAACTTTATGCTAGTCTTAGGGATTTACTTCCTCTTGAATTTGTCAGG GGAAAGCGGTCAATATCGGATCATATGCACCAGGCAGTAGATTACATCAAACAATTAGAAGAAAATGTTAAAGGGCTCGGTATGAAGAGAGATCTGCTCAAGAAATACTCAGATACTAATGGAAGTTCATCAATGATGAATAATCTCCCTAATACGGTCTCAGCAAGCTTTTGCAACGGGGGAGTCGAGATTTTGATCAACAGTTGCTCGATAGGAGACGGTTTCAGCCTTTCAGGAGTCTTAACAACTCTTCTTGAAGGAGGACTTAGTGTTACAAACTGcattttaactaaattaaatgATAGGTTCCTTCACTCTATTCAGTGTgag GCTAGTGATCTGTCGGTGATTGATTTATCAATGTTGCAACAAAGACTCGTATTTGTAGCCAATTATGCTACTCAGCCACATTTTGTCTAG